In the genome of Nevskiales bacterium, the window AGAACAAGCCGGTCGCCGACAACGTCGAGGTCGGCGCCATGATCGAGATCCCCGCCGCGGCCATCGCCGCGCCGATCCTGGCGCGCCACGCGCGCTTCTTCTCGATCGGCACCAACGACCTGATCCAGTACACGCTGGCCATCGACCGCGTGGACGACGAGGTCAACTACCTCTACGATCCGCTGCACCCCGCCGTGCTGCGCCTGATCCACATCACGGTCGAGGCCGGGTCACACGCCGGCATTCCGGTGGCGATGTGCGGCGAGATGGCCTCCGATCCGCGCTACACGCGGCTGCTCCTGGGCCTGGGCCTGGCGGAGTTCAGCATGTACCCCGGCAGCCTGCTCGAGATCAAGCGCATCATCCGTCACAGCGACACCCGAGCGCTGCGCGGTACCGTGCAACGGCTGCTCGCCAGCACCGACAGCGCCGAGCTGCACGAACTGATCGAGCAGCTGGGCGCACCGGCAACGCACTGAGCGACTTCCGGCCGTAGACGCCGCAGGGCGTTTCCCTTAACGTCTGTCACGCGCGTGCCATCGCGCCGCGCGAGTCTATCGTCCGCCCACGCACCGGCTGCGCCGCCATGTCCGAGACCGAAGACGCCCTCGACCCCAGCACCGACCGCCGGCTGGAACGACTGCGCACGGCACTGGACAGCGGCCGGCTGCAGCGCGTGCAGCGCCTGCTGCACTCCCTGCCCACCGCCGAGATTGCGCTGCTGCTCGAGTCCATGCCCATCGGCGAGCGCCAGGTGGTCTGGGGTCTGGTGGATCCGGAGGATCGCGGCGAGGTGCTGGTACACGTCGCCGAGGAAGTGCGCGACGGCCTGATCCGCGAGATGCCGATCGAGGAGCTGGTCGCGGCCACCGAGGGCCTGGAGGTGGACGACCTGGCCGACCTGATCGAGAACCTGCCGGAGACCGTCACCCAGCAGCTGCTGCGCTCCATGGACCTGGAGAACCGCCAGCGGCTCGAGGCGGTGCTGTCCTATCCGCCCGACAGCGCCGGCGGCCTGATGAACACCGACACGGTGACGGTGCGCCCCGACGTCAGCATCGACGTCGTGCTGCGCTATCTGCGCCTGCGCGGCAGCCTGCCCGAGCACACCGACGCGCTGTTCGTGGTGGAT includes:
- a CDS encoding putative PEP-binding protein, producing the protein NKPVADNVEVGAMIEIPAAAIAAPILARHARFFSIGTNDLIQYTLAIDRVDDEVNYLYDPLHPAVLRLIHITVEAGSHAGIPVAMCGEMASDPRYTRLLLGLGLAEFSMYPGSLLEIKRIIRHSDTRALRGTVQRLLASTDSAELHELIEQLGAPATH